The DNA sequence TCCCTCACCAAGGACACGTCAGCTTGCAGCTGTTTTTTCTCCGCCGCCGCCACCACAGCTTGCTTGTCCGCCGCCGTACCGCTCCTTATTTGTAGTTGGTCGTAGTACAGCGCGTGAAGCACGATCTGTAGCGGCAAACGCTTGTTCTTCGACGCGTGCACACGCGCCTCGTAGGACAGTTTTAACGTGTCCAATACACTGCACACTTTCTCCTTCTCTATCTCGTCCAGGTTCGGGTGCACCTGCAACGTTGTAAAGTTAGTTAATTACTTCACTAGTTAGTTAGTTTTAGGTcaagttaaattattcattatacacttctcattttaaattttacttcttAAGTATAGTACCTCTTTCAATTTTCAGTTTTTACACAGCTTTTTATGTGAATTTATCACAGGTAGAAAATTATTGTACCAATTTTACATCACCATGTATTCTTATTTGGGTGCTAGTGGTGATAtcaaattaaagtttatttttaaacatgGGTTTGAAGTAAAATTTGATACTAGaacttaaattagaaaaaaatatatagaactaAGCAAATAGTTTAGAATAAACCATGGATCTgacaaaaaaagagaataaaccatgaatttcatttttaaaacattactcACTCTTTTAAAtagttcttaaaaataaaaatatatataagtgaaattttaaatactaaaatcGTGCTAAACAATttctcaatattaaaaaaatccttctaattagtttctaaatattaataaaatgtattGATGTAAGGACTAAACTGATACTCTTGAGACTATTTATATATTGTAATTATTTCAAGAATTACATAGGAGtgatattttcttaataaattatactcatatttcctcatttttttccaaattttattGCACAtaacatcttttattttttttcatcctacaaaaaattcattaattatttaactcaTATTACACCCAAATTCCATTTTACTAAACAccgtttaataaaaaataaacacatacTAATCACATgactttaaatgaaaatttatgtctaaaatattcttatctttcttttaactccataaaaaaatatgatattatttttaacctaaaaatattttaacatttttcttttttttttcttttttttcctctaaattGAACGTACACATGTGTTaatactttttattctttttcttttttagtttaatttttgtgaGTATATTGAGTTGTTTGATTGGTGGGTTATTGGACCTGTTCCTAATCATTtctattgttaattttgttattaaatatttaacaataatGAAGAGTTATGCTAACAACAATGATGTAAAAGTCaactattttattatcttaaaaaaaaaaaatctattcaaatgcttaattgttaatttgttattagaCATTTAATAaacatgttaaaataatttaatttgcttGCATATTTTGACGTGGtgataaaagtaatataaaaaaaatatgggatgtaatttgagaaaaatatgCTATATAGATCGTTAATCCAGTTTAGGAACCTGATTATGCTAATTCTGTACCTTGAGGTAGATATCGACGGCGCGGTATAGATCGTCGTCGGATTTTCTCGCGCCTTTGGGAATGAGGATGGCGATGCCGTTGAATTTCGAGATGGAGAGTTCGGCGTACGCGGCGATCTCAGCGAGGTACGAGTCGACGGTTTTGGCCACGCGCTGCATCGCGGCGGAGAAGTCCTCGTTGAAGTTGACGCCGGCGTTGAACACCGTCGTGCCCTTCTCCCTCTCCACAAAACCGGAGATAATTCTCCTCACGCTGTCCAGATCCAAGAGCCTCTCGCCGTCGTAGGAGAACGTGAGCACGAGGAGGTCGTCGACGGTCACGTGCTCGAGAATCTCCGTCACGCGCTTCTCCAGCTCGCGCTTGCACGCGCTCGACGCGCGGAGGTAGATCGCACACCGCAAGAGGCAGCAGAGGAAGTTGATCGGAAACGCGGCTTTCTCCGTCGGAAAGAGAGGAACGATAGCCTGCAGAAGCTCGCGCTGTTCGCTTCTTTTCGACTCCGAATCGGAGTCTCCGGATTCCGGTGACCGGATTCCTCTTCCGCCGCCGGAGTGATCCCTGACGAGCTCCCTCAGCGCGCGTTCGGTGTACGTAATCAAAGCTCCGGCGACGGTTAGGTACTTCGCGCCACGCTGCTTCATCGCGGCGATCACCTTCGCGAAGGAATCCACGTCGAGCACGGCGAGCTCTTCCGTCCACCAGTTCGGCGGCGACTGGCTCGGAAAATTCGCCTCGTTGCAAGCCTTGCAGCTGATGACCTCAACGCAGCGGTCAACGACGTTGACCTCGGCGGCGAAGGGGAGAATCTTTTGGCAGGATTTGAGAACCGCGACGGCGCTGTGGAGCGTGGAGAGGCCGACCTGAGAGAGAAAATCCTCCGTCCTTCCGGCGAGGTTTCCGTCGCAATACTCGTCGGTCATCTGGAGGAACACAGCGGCGCAGTGCAGCGCCGCCACGTTGTGAACCGTGATCTCGAAGTTAACGCCGTAACAGAACTTCGCCGCTTTCTCAAAAGCTTCTGATCCTCCAGGTATGTCGGAAATCTCTATTCTTGTTAGGTCACTCTCCTCTGATTCCATTATCACTTTTCTGACGTAGTTACTCTTCGCCGCCAGAATAAACTGTAATAACATATTCCatacttaattaaattttaacacaCAAAATCATGCACAAAGAATAATCACGATCAATCACGAACCACGAACCACGAATATACGAACAAGTTATcaacaaaatatacaacaatatatGTTGGTACCTTGTGGAGAGAAAAATTGGTTTGTCCAACTGCAACAATAACATCGGTGGGGATTTCTGGGGAGAAAACCCTGCAATAACAATTGATACATGAAATTGATTCTTATAAGAACTATAGCATAAACACATTTGATTAACTGATTCATGAAGTTGTGCAATGGAGAAGAATGGAATAATTGATTAAGCTTGAGATTGAAAATGAAGGAGTGGTGTGGGTGTTTACCATTGCCCGGTTCTCTCCATGGCAAGGGAGAATCTGGTGGGGTTGGGGGTTGCCATGAGCTGATGTAGTTGGTTTTTTCGTGGTCTGAATTGGATTAGGGGTTTGAGAGTAACAGCATGTTATTATATGGTGTTCTTAGCTGTTGTTATAAGGGGATTTTTGATCCCTGTTATGATTGTTATCTTGTCATGAGTTGAGTTTGTGACTGTGGTCCATGTCTgtcatgttttctttttcctcacTTGTTGTTATCTTATTTATCCTTCCATTAAAGTGATTCCTTTTTGAGCTGAGAGTGTCATACTTACCATAAATCTTTAGGAcagttcatattttttttttattcgaaAAGGGAGTAAGACTGTTAATAGatatgaagagaaaaaacaaaagtgaGCATGCATGTGATCAAATAGTTAATTTGACAAGATAAGggaaaaaagtaaattatgaaGGTGCTATAAAAATGGGTAACATATGATTTTTGCCCcatcaaaatattttacaacattaattttagtttctatataaaaatttaatacttttaCTCCTTATTTACTTAAAGTAATTTTAGTTCTTCATCATGGACTAAAAGCATATGTTTTTACCTTCTaaatgaataaaagaaataaaaatatattaaatcttTATAAGGACtataattaacattaaaaaaatatttagagaaaCTAAAACACACTTTAtcctataaaaatttattatataggaTAATGGTGTCTTTAATTTTCCAATTTTAGAAAACATTATTTGGTGATTCagataataattataatcttAAATAATTTCTACGCAACATCTAATTACGTATTATTAATTCTTCTTCATAATTGTAACTTGGATAGATGTcacataaaagattaaaatcattAACACAAAATAGTGTAagattatctaataatttttcagTATGTATTTTAGTTAACGGTCACAGTCAGGGACACAATATTCAGCAATAAGTCCGATGCTAGGTGCAGCTTGTGAGAAGTAACCATTTGCCGTTTTGAACTCAACGCATGTTCATACTTCATAGGCTATGGACCGCAAAGCCGAACCATACGGTTAATCCGCTAGCTAGCTGCTTCCATGCAAGTGGGAAGTTTGAAATTGACATTTAACAACGACAGTTTTTTTGGTAGCTACTCAAAATTTTTGTTCTGCTCTTTGACTGAGGTTATCTTACTTTCTTACCTGTTTCCATTTTCTTCAATCTGCATTAATTTTCCGTTTTTAAACTTACAGAAATTGATTCTTTAAAGTTTAGGTTTAATTCCGGCGTGTAGCTTTTCTTCACATAATTTTGCATATGGGAGCTTGGAAATTAAATGATACAGTTTGTTCAATACTGCTTGCCTAAATTAGAGTACACACGGGCTGGTTTACTAGTTATTACTGattcaaaaaagataaatgaatgtttttttattaacaaataaaacaaagaaaaacattaGGGAATTCCATTGTTGAAGCTTCAAATAAAAACGCTATTGATTGCCGAAAGTTGGTGGTTGTCAATATAggcacacacacacaagaaaggaaaaaaagacgAAAAGAAAAAACCCTTGCATACATATTATTTCGGGGAGTCATTTCATTCATTAAGTCCTTGCGACAACATTATCTATTTTCGTTTTACCATCTCCATCTTGTTAGATTTTGTCTTTAATACTCTGTTATTATGCTTCGTTATTTCACCTCCTCAATAATGAGCTAATAACTGATATGATTTTGAGGTTAAGCTTTAAACTAATCATTGAGGGAgcaaataataacaaaacatgAGTTCACTTTAATCATGTGCCATCGGTTTATGGACTCGCACGTAATGTAACACGTCTTAAGATAATGCCCACCTCatcatgaatttaaaacattgaGTGTGACAAAATGTTCCTCTCGTTAATTATCCTAGCTCGATGAAGTATCAAaagtgataaaaagaaaatatgtaaaCCAAAAGCAATTAAATGTAGGCCAGCAGTCTGGAGCTTGATGTTATATGTTCAAATTTAATGTCAGGAAAAGAAAATTCATACCAATTCTTGAGCACCATATAAAACTCAAAGCTAAAAACAACAACGCAGTAGAGAGATCTAGCTTAATTTGCAAGGAAACTTAGAAAGAAGATATATAttcagaaaatattattttaaaatataaacaaaaaaaaatgaaaaaattatatttatatttcctttaaacttaatttttggTCGATCATATATATACCTATTAGTTATTAGTTCTATAATACATTCTGGCTACTAGCTACTTAAAATTACCATACAAGATTTTGgaattttatcaaattactATATATGTGCatgcatgtatatataatatgtgATCTTCCTATACTTACaaaaatatagtatatatagAATTAAAAGTTGTAAATTTAAGTGATTAGGAGCAATATAcgtacaaaattatatatatatatatatatatatatatatatatatatatatatatatatatatatatatatatattccttatATCAGTAAATCTAaagatcttataaaaaaattataaaatcaaaatattaatagatcGTTTAAAACAATTGAATCTAATTagaattagttttaaatatacCAACATGAATTAATCATATAATTACTCCAtccactttctctctctttattaattttttaaattatcatatcattaataaaatttatcattttctcttttctttttatctctctttttctaAAGGATGTGAACACTTTAATTTAAACCTAACATGAGATTAGGGATCCATtcgttttattgttttaaatcgTTCTATTGATTAAGGATccattaattagttttaaacctaactatatatagttaaatttttaaatcattcTAAGTGATTATACTATGCacattaaaatcaattcaacccTAAGTTTAACATTTAGAAAATTCAAgacacaattaaaaaataataatgaagcaTTCGGTGGAAGATGGCGATGGGACGTGAAGTGCATGGGATGGGAGCTAGGAATTGAAACGGGAACATGCAAATGCATGTATCAGGTTGAATTGTGAACGCAACAAATTGTTTGTTGAGTTAGGGCAGCGTGTCTCCGCCACTCAATCAAACGAGTGGCTGTGATGCTTCAATATCGACAGCATCTCTGATACTAGGATACAGATCCGCCACGTCATCCTTTCACTCCACCTTGTCTCCGTGGGTCTCCACCATCTTTCTTatccattattaattattatcatatttatacaCCGTTTTTCTTATATGATTTTTAGAGATGTGATTGGATGAAATTCTTCCTGACACTCTCTTATTGGATggtaattattaaaaactatcaATTTTGGAGTAGtaatattcattaaaattgatgatgttttataaattttaataaatcacAAAGTATAGAATAGATAGTGTTATTAGTATTTctcatacataataatttaatttaaaaaatattttttatatactattatttaatcacaaaatattatatatatatatatatatatatataaatttattaaattttataataattatcttataactatcttaaaaattataataactatgatttttgattgattgtgtaTACTACGTACcaatatatatgattattaccgattcataaataatttataatagtacaatattatttttttgtgtttcttctcaaaaaagtaaagagaaaagtTAAAGGTGGAATGAGCGtgtttttttcaagaaaaaaaactcaaattgttctcattatatatatatatatatatatatatatatattcagttACTACACAactaaataatagtaaaaaagtatttttttctttcattttttcctatactaaaaaccattttgttattttttttcattttccttttcactTTCTATCTTAAACTAAATATACTTTGTCCGTattgaattagtttttttaggatatatttttcaatttctaaCATAGTTTCTCTTATTTTGAAGGAGTAAAAAacagtaaagagagaaaaaagtggCTAAAACGAAAAATCAAGTGCGATTGATTTTGACATACAAGCAAAACtccaaaataacattaattacaattgaaaaaaaagcaaCTACAACCAAAACACATATAAGAGATTGGACGTGACTTTGTATATTGTCTATTTTacacacatgtatatatatatatatatatatatactactaatatattatatatgtgacTAGTAAGAATATGGTGATAGTAACAATGACGATAATGtcaataataattatgataGTGATAGTTTCAATGATTATGAcgataataatag is a window from the Glycine max cultivar Williams 82 chromosome 2, Glycine_max_v4.0, whole genome shotgun sequence genome containing:
- the LOC100127361 gene encoding root phototropism protein 2-like translates to MATPNPTRFSLAMERTGQWVFSPEIPTDVIVAVGQTNFSLHKFILAAKSNYVRKVIMESEESDLTRIEISDIPGGSEAFEKAAKFCYGVNFEITVHNVAALHCAAVFLQMTDEYCDGNLAGRTEDFLSQVGLSTLHSAVAVLKSCQKILPFAAEVNVVDRCVEVISCKACNEANFPSQSPPNWWTEELAVLDVDSFAKVIAAMKQRGAKYLTVAGALITYTERALRELVRDHSGGGRGIRSPESGDSDSESKRSEQRELLQAIVPLFPTEKAAFPINFLCCLLRCAIYLRASSACKRELEKRVTEILEHVTVDDLLVLTFSYDGERLLDLDSVRRIISGFVEREKGTTVFNAGVNFNEDFSAAMQRVAKTVDSYLAEIAAYAELSISKFNGIAILIPKGARKSDDDLYRAVDIYLKVHPNLDEIEKEKVCSVLDTLKLSYEARVHASKNKRLPLQIVLHALYYDQLQIRSGTAADKQAVVAAAEKKQLQADVSLVRENEELRSELMKMKMFISDLQKNVHGTSSSGRENIGPTKKPTFFSSMSKKLSKLNPFKNGSKDTSHIDDAPVDLTKPRKRRFSIS